In a single window of the Bacteroidota bacterium genome:
- a CDS encoding 4a-hydroxytetrahydrobiopterin dehydratase: MWKEENNKLTQSFKFKNFIEAFGFISKVALIAESLNHHPNWSNSYNKVDIELTTHSEGDKITEQDRRLAGEIDKLMVK; encoded by the coding sequence ATGTGGAAAGAAGAAAACAATAAATTAACCCAAAGTTTTAAGTTTAAAAACTTTATAGAAGCTTTTGGTTTTATTTCTAAAGTGGCATTGATAGCCGAATCTTTAAATCACCATCCAAACTGGAGTAATTCATACAATAAAGTAGATATAGAATTAACCACTCATTCGGAAGGAGACAAGATAACTGAACAGGACAGAAGGCTTGCAGGGGAAATTGATAAGTTGATGGTTAAATAA
- a CDS encoding chloride channel protein, translated as MKPLLLRFLKWRNLHVSNKAFVLILSVLIGFCAGIAAVILKTLTHYIREKIVKNYEDANENYLFFALPFIGILLTVFFFKFFIKEKAGHGISSILFSISRRKGFLKRHKMYSPVIGSAFTVGFGGSVGLEASIVSAGSAIGSNIGRLFKLEYKHILLLIGCGATGAIAAIFNTPIAALVFALEVLMLDLTLASLIPLLMASITGTVTAKLFFAEELLFNFKIQDAFVSSDVPFFILLGLLCGLISVYFTRTEMFVEKKIKLIQNDYIRAVFGGIFLGLAIFLLPPLFGEGYDSISSLLSQAPGKLLEHSFVFSQRENNYILVAFLFLAILFKPFATALTIGSGGAGGIFAPSLLMGGISGFLVARVINMMNLPFTISETNFTLAGMAGLIAGILHAPLMALFLIAELSGGYQLIVPLMITSGVSLVTARFFEPHSIYTKRLAEKGQLITHHKDKAVLTLMKIKEVIENDFESVNPEDTLGELIKVIARSKRNIFPVVNKENHFLGIVMLDDIRDIMFDPEQYQTIVVDDIMSIAPAHLCITDSMENVMDVFTETGAWNLPVLEQGKYQGFISKSKMFSAYRNVLVEFSHE; from the coding sequence ATGAAACCCCTTCTTTTAAGATTCCTCAAATGGCGTAACCTCCATGTTAGCAATAAGGCCTTTGTATTAATTCTAAGTGTTTTAATTGGCTTTTGTGCCGGTATTGCTGCAGTAATATTAAAGACGCTTACCCATTATATTCGTGAAAAAATTGTAAAAAATTACGAAGATGCCAATGAGAATTACTTGTTTTTTGCCCTTCCTTTTATAGGAATTTTACTTACAGTTTTTTTCTTTAAATTTTTCATTAAAGAAAAAGCTGGTCATGGAATAAGCAGTATTTTATTTTCCATTTCAAGGCGAAAAGGATTTTTAAAACGGCATAAAATGTATTCTCCCGTAATCGGAAGTGCTTTTACAGTTGGTTTTGGTGGCTCTGTTGGTCTTGAAGCATCTATTGTTTCTGCAGGTTCTGCCATTGGTTCAAATATTGGCAGGCTTTTCAAACTTGAGTACAAGCATATTTTATTGTTGATTGGATGTGGCGCAACAGGAGCTATTGCTGCCATTTTCAACACTCCAATTGCCGCCCTTGTATTTGCCCTGGAAGTCCTTATGCTTGATCTCACACTAGCATCGCTCATACCACTTTTAATGGCTTCAATTACAGGTACTGTAACTGCTAAACTGTTTTTCGCAGAGGAGCTTTTGTTTAATTTTAAAATACAGGATGCTTTTGTTTCCAGTGATGTTCCTTTTTTTATACTACTTGGTTTGCTTTGCGGCTTAATTTCAGTTTATTTCACCAGAACTGAAATGTTCGTGGAGAAAAAAATAAAGCTAATCCAGAATGATTATATAAGAGCAGTTTTTGGAGGAATATTTCTTGGCTTAGCTATTTTTCTTCTTCCTCCCTTGTTTGGTGAAGGTTATGATAGTATTTCTTCTTTGCTCTCGCAGGCTCCGGGAAAATTACTTGAACATAGTTTTGTTTTTAGCCAAAGAGAAAACAATTATATTCTTGTTGCTTTTCTATTTCTGGCAATCCTTTTTAAACCCTTTGCAACTGCACTTACCATTGGGAGTGGAGGAGCAGGGGGGATATTTGCACCATCGCTTTTAATGGGTGGAATTTCAGGTTTTTTAGTGGCGCGGGTTATTAATATGATGAACCTTCCATTTACTATTTCTGAAACTAATTTTACCCTTGCAGGAATGGCCGGATTAATTGCCGGAATTTTACATGCTCCCCTTATGGCATTGTTTTTAATTGCAGAGCTTTCCGGAGGCTATCAGCTAATTGTTCCTTTGATGATAACATCAGGAGTTTCCCTTGTTACAGCCAGGTTTTTTGAGCCACATTCAATCTACACTAAACGATTGGCCGAGAAAGGACAGTTAATCACTCACCACAAGGATAAAGCCGTACTCACACTCATGAAAATTAAAGAAGTTATTGAAAATGACTTTGAAAGTGTGAATCCTGAAGATACCTTAGGGGAACTGATTAAAGTGATAGCACGTTCAAAGCGAAATATTTTTCCAGTGGTAAATAAAGAGAACCATTTTCTTGGTATAGTTATGCTAGATGACATTCGTGACATTATGTTTGATCCGGAACAATATCAAACCATTGTTGTGGATGATATTATGAGCATAGCTCCCGCTCATTTGTGCATAACTGATTCCATGGAAAATGTAATGGATGTTTTTACTGAAACAGGTGCATGGAATTTGCCCGTGCTTGAACAGGGGAAATACCAAGGCTTTATTTCCAAATCCAAAATGTTTTCTGCCTACAGAAACGTACTTGTTGAATTTTCTCACGAATAA
- the dnaG gene encoding DNA primase, whose amino-acid sequence MIPKETIELIFETARIDEVIGDFIALKKRGVNFLGNCPFHNEKSPSFTVSPAKGIYKCFGCGKAGNSVNFVMEHEHYSYPEALRYLASKYNIELAEQVESYSLEQQQQINEKESLFVVSEFANKYFIKNLTETEEGKSIGLSYFKERGFRGDTIEKFQLGYSPENRTSLVKDALEKGYKPHYLVKAGLLIEKENPNSETDIFFDRFAGRVMFPIHNLSGRVIAFGGRILQTGKKTAKYINSPETDIYSKSKVLYGAWQAKKAIINQDNCYLVEGYTDVISFHQAGIENVVASSGTSLTVEQIKLIKRYTNNVSILFDGDEAGIKASLRGINLILEEGLNVKVVLFPDGQDPDSYAKSHSPEQLKEFIENSARDFIKFKSNLLLKDAKDDPIKRAELIREIVQTIALIPDAIIRSVYVKESSTILGVAEQTLINELNKIRKNKINKDGSDSVLNENTAVKQSISEQKIIQEENFKPFCEPQEKDIIRILLNYGASTIEIEGKDQDGQPAVSVSTVAQMVIDALEEDNLVFETEQYQKIYAIYTEIYTKEKIAPEQSVFTFNADLLVSGTSINLLSHEYELSEGWKKHQIYVVNEQEKLQRLVLGAIYSLKIKKISQMLEKNQLTIQLEESFEETMILMKQQSDLIQIKKILSDQLGRIILK is encoded by the coding sequence GTGATTCCAAAGGAAACTATAGAATTAATTTTTGAAACCGCTCGCATAGATGAGGTGATTGGAGATTTTATAGCATTAAAAAAACGGGGAGTTAATTTTCTGGGAAATTGCCCATTCCATAACGAAAAATCACCTTCTTTCACCGTTTCTCCTGCCAAAGGAATATATAAATGTTTTGGTTGCGGAAAGGCAGGTAACTCTGTTAATTTTGTAATGGAGCATGAGCATTATTCGTATCCGGAGGCCTTGCGGTATCTAGCTTCAAAATACAACATTGAGTTAGCCGAACAAGTTGAATCATATAGTCTTGAACAGCAACAACAAATTAATGAGAAAGAAAGCCTTTTTGTTGTTAGTGAATTTGCAAATAAATATTTTATTAAAAATCTCACTGAAACTGAGGAGGGAAAGTCCATAGGCTTAAGTTATTTCAAAGAAAGGGGATTCCGGGGAGACACAATTGAAAAATTCCAGTTAGGCTATAGTCCTGAAAACCGCACTTCTTTAGTAAAGGATGCCCTTGAAAAAGGATATAAACCCCATTACCTAGTAAAGGCGGGCTTACTTATTGAAAAAGAAAATCCGAATTCTGAAACGGACATTTTTTTTGATCGCTTTGCAGGCAGAGTAATGTTTCCAATCCATAATCTTTCAGGAAGGGTAATTGCCTTTGGTGGAAGAATACTACAAACAGGTAAGAAAACCGCAAAATACATCAATAGCCCTGAAACGGATATTTATTCCAAAAGCAAAGTCCTTTATGGTGCATGGCAAGCAAAAAAGGCGATAATAAACCAGGACAATTGCTACCTGGTTGAAGGATATACAGATGTTATCTCATTTCATCAAGCAGGTATTGAAAATGTTGTTGCTTCTTCTGGTACTTCGCTTACTGTGGAACAAATAAAATTGATAAAACGATATACCAACAATGTCAGTATTTTATTTGATGGCGATGAGGCTGGAATTAAGGCCAGTTTAAGAGGAATAAATTTAATTCTGGAGGAGGGCCTGAATGTAAAAGTTGTTTTGTTCCCTGATGGACAGGATCCTGATTCCTATGCTAAAAGTCACTCTCCCGAACAGTTAAAAGAATTCATTGAAAACAGTGCCAGGGATTTTATTAAATTTAAATCAAACTTGCTATTAAAAGATGCCAAAGATGACCCAATTAAACGTGCAGAATTAATCCGCGAAATAGTTCAAACCATTGCCCTTATTCCTGATGCAATCATTCGTTCTGTTTATGTTAAAGAATCCAGCACTATTCTTGGAGTAGCTGAACAAACATTAATTAATGAACTGAATAAAATCCGAAAGAATAAAATAAATAAAGACGGTAGTGATTCGGTTTTAAATGAAAATACAGCAGTAAAGCAATCCATATCAGAGCAAAAAATAATACAGGAGGAAAATTTTAAACCATTTTGTGAACCACAGGAAAAGGACATCATAAGGATTCTTTTAAATTATGGAGCCTCTACAATTGAAATAGAAGGGAAGGATCAGGATGGTCAGCCTGCAGTAAGTGTTTCTACGGTTGCTCAAATGGTTATTGATGCTCTTGAGGAAGATAACCTGGTTTTTGAAACTGAACAATATCAAAAGATTTATGCCATTTATACAGAAATTTACACAAAAGAAAAGATAGCTCCCGAGCAGAGTGTATTTACTTTTAATGCGGATCTTTTGGTAAGTGGAACAAGTATAAATTTATTGAGCCATGAATACGAACTTAGTGAAGGATGGAAAAAGCACCAGATTTATGTTGTTAATGAGCAGGAAAAGCTGCAAAGGCTTGTTCTTGGTGCAATATACTCTTTGAAAATTAAAAAGATAAGCCAGATGCTTGAAAAGAATCAACTGACAATTCAACTGGAAGAATCTTTTGAAGAAACAATGATTCTAATGAAGCAGCAAAGTGATTTAATTCAAATTAAAAAAATACTTTCCGATCAGCTGGGAAGGATAATACTTAAGTGA
- a CDS encoding homogentisate 1,2-dioxygenase produces the protein MPVYHQLGSIPHKRHTIFTKPGGGYYYEQLFGTEGFHGMASLLYHEHRPTIVKEILESYDVSPKIADPKTLKSLRLKGFDIPSTDDFLNSRKALLVNNDLHLGLAAPKKSMEDYFYKNADADELLFIHKGTGRLRTLVGTIEFVYGDYLVIPRGMIYKIEFNTVENRILYVESFSPIYTPKRYRNEFGQLLEHSPFCERDFKLPKDLETHDEKGDFLVKIKKQGVMHQYIYGTHPFDVVGWDGYNFPYGFSIHNFEPITGRVHQPPPVHQNFEAHNFVVCSFCPRLYDYHPQSIPAPYNHSNIDSDEVLYYVDGDFMSRNDIEQGQITLHPGGIPHGPHPGAMERSIGQKKTDELAVMVDTFKPLMVTEEAMKIDDGKYYKSWME, from the coding sequence ATGCCAGTTTATCATCAACTTGGAAGTATACCTCATAAACGCCATACTATTTTTACTAAACCCGGAGGTGGTTACTATTATGAACAATTATTCGGAACCGAAGGCTTCCACGGTATGGCTTCTTTGCTTTACCATGAACACAGGCCTACAATTGTTAAAGAAATACTGGAAAGTTATGATGTTTCTCCTAAAATTGCTGATCCGAAAACCTTAAAGTCACTTCGTCTTAAAGGGTTTGATATTCCTTCAACAGATGATTTCTTAAATAGCAGAAAAGCATTGCTGGTTAATAACGATTTACATCTAGGACTTGCAGCCCCAAAAAAGTCAATGGAAGATTACTTCTACAAAAATGCAGATGCTGATGAGTTATTATTTATTCATAAAGGAACCGGCAGGCTTCGCACTTTGGTTGGCACAATTGAATTTGTTTACGGTGATTATCTTGTAATACCAAGAGGTATGATCTATAAAATAGAATTTAACACAGTTGAGAACAGGATTTTGTATGTAGAATCATTCAGTCCTATTTATACCCCTAAAAGATACAGGAATGAGTTCGGGCAGTTATTAGAACACTCCCCTTTTTGCGAAAGAGATTTTAAATTGCCAAAGGATCTGGAAACCCATGATGAGAAAGGCGATTTCCTAGTAAAGATTAAAAAGCAAGGGGTAATGCATCAATATATTTACGGTACTCATCCCTTTGATGTTGTAGGATGGGATGGATACAATTTTCCATATGGATTTTCAATTCATAATTTTGAACCGATAACCGGCCGAGTTCATCAACCACCTCCTGTTCATCAAAATTTTGAAGCCCACAATTTTGTTGTTTGTTCCTTCTGCCCGAGGCTTTATGATTACCATCCTCAATCGATTCCTGCTCCATACAATCATTCCAACATTGATTCTGATGAAGTGCTTTATTATGTGGATGGAGATTTTATGAGCAGAAACGATATAGAACAAGGTCAAATAACATTGCATCCTGGTGGAATCCCACATGGCCCTCATCCCGGAGCTATGGAAAGAAGCATTGGACAAAAGAAAACAGACGAGCTTGCGGTTATGGTAGATACCTTCAAGCCTTTAATGGTGACAGAAGAAGCCATGAAAATTGATGATGGGAAATATTATAAATCATGGATGGAATAA
- the hppD gene encoding 4-hydroxyphenylpyruvate dioxygenase: MITDTSSLHLEKVNPDAEDFLPLLGTDYIELYVGNAKQAAHYYKTAFGFQTLAYAGLETGVKDRASYVLQQDKIRLVLTTPLNGDSPINEHLRKHGDAVKVIALWVDDATKSFKETVSRGARPFMEPTREEDENGYVVRSGIYTYGETVHIFVERSNYKGIFLPGYKELISHYNPEPVGLKFIDHMVGNVGWGEMNKWIEFYAKVMGFAQLISFDDKDISTEYTALMSKVMSNGNGRIKFPINEPAEGKKKSQIEEYIDFYDGAGVQHIAVATDNIVETVTKLKARGVEFLYVPESYYDDILERVGKIEEDLAPLKELGILIDRDDEGYLLQLFTKPVEDRPTVFFEIIQRKGAKSFGKGNFKALFEAIEREQENRGTL; encoded by the coding sequence ATGATAACAGATACAAGCTCATTGCATTTAGAAAAGGTAAATCCTGATGCAGAGGATTTTTTACCGCTTTTAGGAACTGATTATATAGAACTTTATGTGGGAAATGCTAAACAAGCGGCTCATTATTACAAAACAGCATTTGGTTTTCAAACTTTAGCTTATGCAGGATTGGAGACTGGAGTTAAGGATCGTGCCTCCTATGTATTACAGCAGGATAAAATCAGATTGGTGCTAACTACTCCTCTTAATGGAGATAGCCCGATAAATGAGCATTTAAGAAAACATGGAGATGCTGTAAAAGTAATTGCTTTATGGGTTGATGATGCTACTAAATCTTTTAAAGAAACTGTGAGCAGGGGAGCAAGACCTTTTATGGAGCCTACGCGTGAGGAAGATGAAAATGGTTATGTAGTGCGTTCAGGTATTTACACCTATGGTGAAACAGTGCATATATTTGTTGAAAGAAGTAATTACAAAGGGATTTTTCTGCCAGGATACAAAGAATTAATATCCCACTACAATCCGGAACCAGTAGGGTTGAAATTTATTGATCACATGGTAGGGAATGTTGGTTGGGGCGAAATGAATAAATGGATTGAATTTTATGCCAAAGTAATGGGATTTGCCCAACTAATTTCATTTGATGACAAGGATATTTCTACAGAGTATACTGCATTAATGAGTAAGGTAATGAGCAATGGGAACGGCAGAATTAAATTTCCTATTAATGAACCTGCAGAAGGCAAAAAGAAATCGCAAATCGAAGAATATATAGATTTTTATGATGGTGCAGGAGTACAACATATCGCTGTTGCTACTGACAATATTGTAGAAACCGTAACTAAACTAAAAGCACGTGGTGTGGAATTTTTATATGTTCCTGAAAGCTACTACGATGATATTCTTGAACGTGTTGGAAAAATTGAAGAAGACCTTGCTCCACTAAAAGAACTTGGAATATTAATTGACCGCGATGACGAAGGGTATTTACTTCAACTATTCACGAAACCTGTAGAAGACCGGCCAACCGTGTTCTTTGAAATTATACAGCGTAAAGGAGCCAAATCCTTTGGAAAAGGGAATTTTAAAGCCCTTTTTGAAGCTATTGAAAGGGAACAGGAAAATAGAGGGACTTTGTAA
- a CDS encoding sporulation protein — MSFFSKIKDTLGIGGVKIMLQLSPQHPKTDGVINGKINFSTKSEKTIQSFQVILIEEYVTGRGDNKQTKEFELGSLVKNQAFEIKPGDSIEISFDLPYNTIKSNNDSLKEKGGALGALGKMASFADNEKSRYFIKAIADVKGVDLDPDDKKEIHLV, encoded by the coding sequence ATGAGTTTCTTTTCAAAAATAAAAGACACATTGGGTATTGGCGGTGTAAAAATTATGCTTCAGTTATCTCCTCAGCATCCTAAAACGGATGGAGTAATAAATGGAAAAATTAACTTTAGTACAAAAAGTGAAAAAACAATTCAGTCCTTTCAGGTTATACTAATTGAAGAGTATGTTACAGGACGTGGAGATAATAAGCAAACTAAGGAATTTGAATTAGGCAGTCTTGTTAAAAACCAGGCGTTTGAAATTAAACCGGGTGATTCAATAGAAATTTCTTTTGACCTACCTTACAATACAATTAAATCAAATAATGATAGCCTTAAAGAAAAAGGAGGAGCACTCGGAGCTTTAGGAAAAATGGCTTCTTTTGCCGATAATGAAAAATCACGTTATTTTATTAAAGCAATTGCCGATGTAAAAGGAGTAGATCTTGATCCAGATGACAAAAAAGAAATTCATCTGGTTTAA
- a CDS encoding ion transporter: MKTIADSKVFNAFIIIVIVIAGIVVGIETYKGIAEEYGILLHIIDQLILWIFVGEAVIKIGSYGKKPWLYFTDPWNVFDFVIVAVCFMPVNAAYVAVLRLARILRAFKLVTALPKLQTIVGSLLKSIPSMGYIALLLLIHFYIYGVMGTFLFADNDPIHFRNLQMSMLSLFRAVTLEDWTDLMYINMYGCDNYGYDGSHIPCTAPNAMPVASAIYFVSFIITGAMVVINLFIGVIIGGMDDMKEELKKDLNDKLRREANANQQTHGELVLIEQQIEMMNENIIQLKNHLKNYRENNSPLINDIENRN, encoded by the coding sequence ATGAAAACTATAGCTGACTCAAAGGTTTTTAATGCATTTATTATTATTGTAATTGTTATTGCTGGTATTGTTGTTGGTATTGAAACCTATAAGGGAATTGCTGAGGAATACGGTATCCTGCTTCACATCATCGATCAACTTATTCTCTGGATTTTTGTGGGAGAAGCGGTAATAAAAATAGGTTCCTATGGAAAAAAACCATGGCTTTATTTCACAGATCCTTGGAATGTATTTGATTTTGTAATAGTGGCGGTTTGCTTTATGCCTGTTAATGCAGCTTATGTAGCTGTTTTAAGACTCGCGCGTATATTAAGAGCCTTTAAACTTGTTACTGCCCTTCCTAAATTACAGACCATAGTTGGAAGTTTATTGAAAAGTATCCCTTCCATGGGATATATAGCTCTTCTTTTGCTTATTCATTTTTACATTTATGGTGTTATGGGGACCTTTTTATTTGCCGATAACGATCCTATACATTTTAGAAATTTACAAATGTCAATGCTTTCTTTGTTTAGGGCTGTTACTCTTGAAGATTGGACTGATTTAATGTATATTAACATGTATGGTTGCGATAATTATGGTTATGATGGATCACATATACCGTGTACTGCCCCAAACGCAATGCCGGTAGCATCTGCAATTTATTTTGTTTCATTTATTATTACAGGGGCAATGGTGGTAATTAATTTATTTATTGGTGTAATAATAGGAGGGATGGATGATATGAAAGAAGAACTTAAAAAAGATTTAAACGATAAACTTCGCAGAGAAGCAAATGCAAATCAACAAACTCATGGTGAGCTTGTACTTATTGAACAACAGATAGAAATGATGAATGAAAACATTATTCAACTCAAAAATCATTTGAAAAATTACAGGGAAAATAATTCACCCTTAATTAATGATATTGAAAATCGTAATTAA
- a CDS encoding amidohydrolase produces MKLHQLPILVIIFLYSCSSSEEQQADLIVFNGKIYTIDIENTIAEAFVVKDGKILEIGPSRKLMNKYKSRELYNANGKSIYPGFIDGHCHFYGYGTNLFRVNLSGTLSFEEVLEKLQVWHNSYPNDWIIGRGWDQNEWKISNYPDNKELDKLFPEVPVILERIDGHAVIANSAALLIAGITGQTKIPGGIVEVYPGTSKATGVLMDNAADRVLAIIPLPTRAQQIQALLKSQENCFEKGLTSVDDAGLDRNVIELIDSLNKTSVLKMRIYAMITANKENLEYYLEKGIYKSDYLNVRSFKLYGDGSLGSRGALLLEEYTDKPGHFGVMIHDTAFYKEYATRLYEKGFQMNSHCIGDSAVRMMLNIYGGVLKGSNDKRWRIEHAQNVHADDLSLFSKYNVIPSVQPTHAISDMHWAIDRLGPMRIKYSNVYNDLLKQNGFIVSGSDFPVESINPLLGFYAAVARKDVKGFPEGGFNPENAITRDQALKAMTIWAAISNFEENEKGSIEIGKFADFVILEKDIMTTPLSEIPSIKVVNTFVGGVKVF; encoded by the coding sequence ATGAAACTTCACCAACTACCCATACTTGTTATAATCTTCCTTTATTCTTGCTCATCCTCTGAAGAACAGCAAGCAGATTTAATTGTATTCAATGGAAAGATTTATACAATAGATATAGAAAATACAATTGCTGAGGCTTTTGTGGTAAAAGATGGAAAAATCCTGGAAATTGGGCCGAGTAGAAAATTAATGAATAAGTATAAATCAAGAGAATTGTATAATGCAAACGGAAAATCAATTTATCCCGGTTTCATTGATGGGCATTGTCATTTTTATGGCTATGGAACAAATCTTTTCAGGGTTAATTTAAGCGGTACCCTATCTTTTGAAGAAGTGCTTGAAAAATTGCAAGTCTGGCACAATTCATATCCCAATGATTGGATTATAGGCAGAGGGTGGGATCAAAACGAATGGAAAATAAGCAATTATCCTGATAATAAAGAGCTTGATAAACTATTTCCTGAAGTTCCGGTAATCCTTGAAAGAATTGACGGGCATGCAGTAATTGCTAATTCTGCAGCCTTATTAATAGCAGGCATTACAGGCCAAACCAAAATTCCAGGCGGTATTGTTGAGGTTTATCCAGGTACCTCTAAGGCTACCGGAGTATTAATGGACAATGCAGCAGATAGGGTTTTGGCAATAATTCCACTTCCAACCAGGGCACAGCAGATACAAGCCTTGTTAAAATCCCAGGAAAATTGTTTTGAAAAAGGACTTACAAGTGTTGATGATGCAGGGCTTGATCGTAATGTTATTGAATTAATAGACTCTTTAAATAAGACATCTGTGTTAAAAATGAGAATCTATGCAATGATAACTGCAAATAAAGAGAACCTTGAATATTATCTTGAAAAAGGCATTTATAAATCCGACTATTTAAATGTTCGTTCATTTAAATTATACGGTGATGGCTCTCTGGGTTCAAGGGGGGCACTGTTACTGGAAGAATATACCGATAAACCAGGACATTTTGGAGTGATGATTCACGATACTGCTTTTTACAAGGAATATGCAACAAGGCTTTATGAGAAAGGTTTTCAAATGAATAGTCATTGCATTGGTGATTCTGCAGTAAGAATGATGTTAAATATTTATGGAGGTGTTTTAAAAGGAAGCAACGATAAAAGATGGAGGATTGAACATGCACAAAATGTTCATGCTGATGATTTGTCGCTTTTTTCAAAATATAATGTAATTCCATCTGTTCAACCCACCCATGCAATATCCGATATGCACTGGGCAATTGATCGCCTGGGTCCTATGAGAATAAAGTATTCCAATGTATACAATGACCTTTTAAAGCAAAATGGTTTTATCGTTTCAGGAAGTGATTTTCCTGTAGAGTCCATTAATCCCCTTTTAGGCTTTTACGCAGCAGTAGCAAGGAAAGATGTTAAAGGATTTCCCGAGGGTGGCTTTAATCCTGAAAATGCAATTACAAGGGATCAGGCACTAAAAGCCATGACTATTTGGGCTGCCATTTCTAATTTTGAAGAAAATGAAAAAGGAAGTATCGAAATTGGGAAATTTGCCGATTTTGTAATTCTCGAAAAGGATATTATGACTACTCCCCTCTCAGAAATCCCTTCCATTAAAGTAGTGAATACTTTTGTAGGAGGAGTGAAAGTGTTTTAA
- a CDS encoding acyl-CoA carboxylase subunit beta — translation MDKFKRLEEKIAEAQLGGGNVRIESQHKKGKLTARERLYFLLDEGSFEEIGMFVTHRSNEFGMQREKYLGDGVVTGYGTISGRLVYVFSQDFTVFGGSLSETHAEKICKIMDLAMKNGAPVIGLNDSGGARIQEGVVSLGGYADIFYRNTRASGVIPQLSAIMGPCAGGAVYSPALTDFILMVENTSYMFVTGPNVVKTVTHENVTSEELGGAITHANKSGVTHFACANELECIDYLKKLLSYVPQNCEEQVPMIPYEPGTNEVRPKLNSIVPESANQPYDIREVIHGVIDEEFLEVHKDFAPNIVVGFARLAGRSIGIVANQPAYLAGVLDIHASTKAARFVRFCDSFNIPLLVFEDVPGFLPGTDQEWNGIIMHGAKLLYAFCEATVPRITVITRKAYGGAYDVMNSKHIGADMNYAWPTAEIAVMGAKGAAEIIFKKEISEAANPEEKLIEKEQEYLKHFANPYRAAERGFVDEVIRPEQTREKLIKAFKMLENKAEKLPKKKHGNIPL, via the coding sequence ATGGATAAATTTAAAAGATTAGAAGAAAAAATAGCCGAAGCTCAGTTAGGCGGAGGAAATGTAAGGATTGAATCTCAGCATAAAAAGGGGAAATTAACGGCACGTGAGCGCCTTTATTTTCTGTTGGATGAGGGCTCTTTCGAGGAAATAGGGATGTTTGTAACTCACCGTTCCAATGAATTTGGCATGCAGCGCGAAAAATATTTGGGAGATGGAGTTGTTACAGGATATGGTACTATAAGTGGAAGATTGGTTTATGTTTTTTCACAGGATTTTACTGTTTTTGGAGGATCGCTATCTGAAACCCATGCTGAAAAAATATGTAAAATAATGGATTTGGCCATGAAAAATGGTGCTCCTGTTATTGGTTTAAATGATTCTGGTGGGGCTCGTATCCAGGAAGGGGTTGTTTCCCTAGGAGGTTATGCAGATATTTTTTACCGAAACACAAGGGCCTCCGGGGTGATTCCTCAGCTTTCAGCTATTATGGGGCCTTGTGCTGGCGGTGCGGTTTATTCCCCTGCTTTAACTGATTTTATTTTAATGGTGGAAAACACCTCATATATGTTTGTTACAGGGCCTAATGTTGTTAAAACTGTGACCCATGAAAATGTTACTTCAGAAGAATTAGGTGGGGCAATTACTCATGCCAATAAATCGGGGGTAACCCATTTTGCCTGTGCCAATGAGTTAGAGTGTATTGATTATCTTAAAAAATTATTATCCTATGTTCCCCAGAATTGTGAGGAACAAGTTCCAATGATTCCTTATGAACCAGGAACAAATGAAGTACGTCCAAAATTAAATTCCATAGTTCCTGAAAGCGCGAATCAACCCTATGACATTCGTGAGGTTATTCATGGAGTAATTGATGAGGAATTCCTGGAAGTACATAAAGATTTTGCTCCAAATATAGTAGTTGGTTTTGCAAGATTAGCTGGAAGAAGCATAGGGATTGTTGCCAATCAACCGGCTTATTTGGCAGGTGTTCTTGACATCCATGCTTCAACAAAAGCGGCACGTTTTGTTCGGTTCTGTGATAGTTTTAACATTCCTTTGTTAGTTTTTGAAGATGTTCCAGGATTTTTACCAGGAACCGATCAGGAATGGAATGGTATAATTATGCACGGTGCAAAATTGCTTTATGCATTTTGCGAGGCAACTGTTCCAAGAATTACAGTTATCACACGTAAAGCTTATGGAGGAGCTTATGATGTGATGAATTCAAAACATATAGGTGCTGATATGAATTATGCCTGGCCAACTGCGGAAATTGCCGTTATGGGAGCAAAAGGCGCGGCTGAAATCATATTTAAAAAAGAAATTTCTGAAGCAGCAAATCCAGAGGAAAAATTAATTGAAAAGGAACAGGAATATTTGAAACACTTTGCAAATCCATACCGGGCTGCTGAAAGAGGATTTGTGGATGAGGTAATAAGACCAGAACAAACAAGAGAAAAGCTGATAAAGGCTTTTAAAATGCTTGAAAACAAGGCAGAGAAATTGCCAAAGAAAAAGCACGGGAATATTCCTTTATAA